A window of bacterium genomic DNA:
GGCCGCGGCGCTTGCGCCGCGGTTTGTGTTTTTCTCGAATGACTGAGGGAGGTGGATTGCCGATGGCGCAGGTCTACTTGCCGACGCCGCTGCGCCGGCTGACGAACGGCCGGGCGCGGGTGGCCGCCGGCGGCGGGACGGTGGCGGAAGCGCTTGCGGGTCTGGAGCGCGAGTTCCCCGGGCTGCGCGAGCAGTTGCGGGACGCCGACGGCGAGGTGCGGGGCTTCATCAACGTGTTCGTAAACGGGACCGAAATCCGGCACCTCCAGGGTGCCGCGACGCCGTTGCGGGAGAGCGACGAGATCTCGATCGTTCCGGCGATGGCCGGCGGATAGGCGTGGAGATCTCGCTCCGCCGACGTCCGGCGGCGCCGCAGCCCGCCCGGCCCTCCCCGGCGCCGGCCATGCCTCGGCTCCGGGTGTGGCCGCTCGACCGGCTGCTCCTGCACGAAGAGGCAGATCCAACCCGGGTCGCGCGCCTCGCGGAGGCCCTGCAGCGCGACGGGGTGCTGCGGAACCCGCCCGTCGTCGCGCCGATCGGCCGCGGCCGGGCGGTCGTGCTGGACGGCGCGAACCGCGTCACCGCGCTGCGTGCGCTCCGGCTGCCGCACGCGGTGGTTCAGGAGATCGCCTACGAAGATCCCGGCGTCCGTTTG
This region includes:
- a CDS encoding ubiquitin-like small modifier protein 1: MAQVYLPTPLRRLTNGRARVAAGGGTVAEALAGLEREFPGLREQLRDADGEVRGFINVFVNGTEIRHLQGAATPLRESDEISIVPAMAGG